One Glycine max cultivar Williams 82 chromosome 6, Glycine_max_v4.0, whole genome shotgun sequence DNA segment encodes these proteins:
- the GAPC1 gene encoding glyceraldehyde-3-phosphate dehydrogenase: MGKVKIGINGFGRIGRLVARVALQRDDVELVAVNDPFITTDYMTYMFKYDSVHGHWKHHDVTVKDEKTLLFGDKPVTIFGHRNPEEIPWGSTGADIIVESTGVFTDKDKAAAHLKGGAKKVIISAPSKDAPMFVVGVNEHEYKPELDIISNASCTTNCLAPLAKVINDRFGIVEGLMTTVHSITATQKTVDGPSAKDWRGGRAASFNIIPSSTGAAKAVGKVLPALNGKLTGMAFRVPTVDVSVVDLTVRLEKEASYDEIKNAIKEESEGKLKGILGYTEDDVVSTDFIGDSRSSIFDAKAGIALNKNFVKLVSWYDNEWGYSSRVIDLLVFVAKKSL, from the exons ATGG GCAAGGTCAAGATCGGAATCAACG GATTTGGAAGAATTGGCCGTTTGGTAGCCAGAGTGGCTCTGCAGAGAGACGATGTTGAACTCGTTGCCGTTAACGACCCTTTCATCACCACCGATTACATG ACATACATGTTTAAATACGACAGTGTTCATGGACACTGGAAGCATCACGATGTCACCGTTAAGGACGAGAAGACCCTTCTCTTCGGTGACAAGCCAGTCACTATTTTTGGACAcag AAACCCTGAAGAGATCCCATGGGGGTCAACTGGAGCTGACATCATTGTTGAGTCCACCGGAGTTTTCACCGATAAGGACAAGGCCGCCGCACATTTGAAG GGTGGTGCAAAGAAGGTTATTATTTCTGCCCCCAGTAAGGATGCCCCCATGTTTGTTGTTGGTGTCAACGAGCACGAGTACAAGCCAGAGCTTGATATTATTTCCAATGCTAGCTGCACAACCAACTGCCTTGCCCCACTTGCCAAG GTTATCAATGACAGGTTTGGCATTGTTGAGGGTTTGATGACCACTGTTCATTCCATCACCG CTACCCAGAAGACTGTTGATGGACCATCAGCCAAGGACTGGAGAGGTGGAAGAGCTGCTTCATTTAACATCATTCCTAGCAGCACTGGAGCTGCCAAG GCTGTTGGGAAAGTCCTCCCTGCTTTGAATGGAAAATTGACTGGTATGGCATTCCGTGTTCCCACCGTGGATGTCTCTGTTGTTGACCTCACAGTGAGGCTGGAGAAAGAAGCTTCCTACgatgaaattaaaaatgctATCAA GGAGGAATCAGAGGGCAAGTTGAAGGGAATTCTTGGTTACACTGAAGATGATGTGGTCTCCACTGACTTTATCGGCGATAGCAG ATCAAGTATTTTTGATGCAAAGGCTGGAATTGCATTGAATAAGAACTTTGTGAAGCTTGTTTCTTGGTACGACAACGAGTGGGGATACAG CTCACGTGTCATTGATCTTCTTGTATTCGTTGCCAAGAAGTCTCTTTAA
- the GAPC1 gene encoding glyceraldehyde-3-phosphate dehydrogenase isoform X1 — MGKVKIGINGFGRIGRLVARVALQRDDVELVAVNDPFITTDYMTYMFKYDSVHGHWKHHDVTVKDEKTLLFGDKPVTIFGHRFLFFTLIFLTVYDCCVLHVNVECCFLCELRNPEEIPWGSTGADIIVESTGVFTDKDKAAAHLKGGAKKVIISAPSKDAPMFVVGVNEHEYKPELDIISNASCTTNCLAPLAKVINDRFGIVEGLMTTVHSITATQKTVDGPSAKDWRGGRAASFNIIPSSTGAAKAVGKVLPALNGKLTGMAFRVPTVDVSVVDLTVRLEKEASYDEIKNAIKEESEGKLKGILGYTEDDVVSTDFIGDSRSSIFDAKAGIALNKNFVKLVSWYDNEWGYSSRVIDLLVFVAKKSL; from the exons ATGG GCAAGGTCAAGATCGGAATCAACG GATTTGGAAGAATTGGCCGTTTGGTAGCCAGAGTGGCTCTGCAGAGAGACGATGTTGAACTCGTTGCCGTTAACGACCCTTTCATCACCACCGATTACATG ACATACATGTTTAAATACGACAGTGTTCATGGACACTGGAAGCATCACGATGTCACCGTTAAGGACGAGAAGACCCTTCTCTTCGGTGACAAGCCAGTCACTATTTTTGGACAcaggtttttatttttcactttaatttttcttactgTTTATGATTGTTGTGTCCTGCATGTAAACGTTGAGTGTTGTTTTCTCTGTGAACTCAGAAACCCTGAAGAGATCCCATGGGGGTCAACTGGAGCTGACATCATTGTTGAGTCCACCGGAGTTTTCACCGATAAGGACAAGGCCGCCGCACATTTGAAG GGTGGTGCAAAGAAGGTTATTATTTCTGCCCCCAGTAAGGATGCCCCCATGTTTGTTGTTGGTGTCAACGAGCACGAGTACAAGCCAGAGCTTGATATTATTTCCAATGCTAGCTGCACAACCAACTGCCTTGCCCCACTTGCCAAG GTTATCAATGACAGGTTTGGCATTGTTGAGGGTTTGATGACCACTGTTCATTCCATCACCG CTACCCAGAAGACTGTTGATGGACCATCAGCCAAGGACTGGAGAGGTGGAAGAGCTGCTTCATTTAACATCATTCCTAGCAGCACTGGAGCTGCCAAG GCTGTTGGGAAAGTCCTCCCTGCTTTGAATGGAAAATTGACTGGTATGGCATTCCGTGTTCCCACCGTGGATGTCTCTGTTGTTGACCTCACAGTGAGGCTGGAGAAAGAAGCTTCCTACgatgaaattaaaaatgctATCAA GGAGGAATCAGAGGGCAAGTTGAAGGGAATTCTTGGTTACACTGAAGATGATGTGGTCTCCACTGACTTTATCGGCGATAGCAG ATCAAGTATTTTTGATGCAAAGGCTGGAATTGCATTGAATAAGAACTTTGTGAAGCTTGTTTCTTGGTACGACAACGAGTGGGGATACAG CTCACGTGTCATTGATCTTCTTGTATTCGTTGCCAAGAAGTCTCTTTAA
- the LOC100783902 gene encoding glyceraldehyde-3-phosphate dehydrogenase, cytosolic codes for MGKVKIGINGFGRIGRLVARVALQRDDVELVAVNDPFITTDYMTYMFKYDSVHGHWKHHDVTVKDEKTLLFGDKAVTVFGHRNPEEIPWGSTGADIIVESTGVFTDKDKAAAHLKGGAKKVIISAPSKDAPMFVVGVNEHEYKPELDIISNASCTTNCLAPLAKVINDRFGIVEGLMTTVHSITATQKTVDGPSAKDWRGGRAASFNIIPSSTGAAKAVGKVLPALNGKLTGMAFRVPTVDVSVVDLTVRLEKEASYDEIKNAIKEESEGKLKGILGYTEDDVVSTDFVGDNRSSIFDAKAGIALNKNFVKLVSWYDNEWGYSSRVIDLLVIVAKKSF; via the exons ATGG GCAAGGTCAAGATCGGAATCAACG GATTTGGAAGAATTGGCCGTTTGGTTGCCAGAGTCGCTCTGCAAAGAGACGATGTTGAACTCGTTGCCGTTAACGACCCTTTCATTACCACCGATTACATG ACATACATGTTTAAATACGACAGTGTTCACGGACACTGGAAGCATCACGATGTCACCGTTAAGGACGAGAAGACCCTTCTCTTCGGTGACAAGGCAGTCACTGTTTTTGGACAcag AAACCCTGAAGAGATCCCATGGGGGTCAACTGGAGCTGACATCATTGTTGAGTCCACCGGAGTTTTCACCGATAAGGACAAGGCTGCCGCACATTTGAAG GGTGGTGCCAAGAAGGTTATTATTTCTGCCCCCAGTAAGGATGCCCCCATGTTTGTTGTTGGTGTTAATGAGCACGAGTACAAGCCAGAGCTTGATATTATTTCCAACGCTAGCTGCACAACCAACTGCCTTGCTCCACTCGCCAAG GTTATCAATGACAGGTTTGGCATTGTTGAGGGTTTGATGACCACtgttcattccatcactg CTACCCAGAAGACTGTTGATGGGCCATCAGCCAAGGACTGGAGAGGTGGAAGAGCTGCTTCATTTAACATCATTCCTAGCAGCACTGGAGCTGCCAAG GCTGTTGGGAAAGTCCTTCCTGCTTTGAATGGAAAATTGACTGGTATGGCATTCCGTGTTCCCACCGTGGATGTCTCTGTTGTTGACCTCACGGTGAGGCTGGAGAAGGAAGCCTCAtatgatgaaattaaaaatgctATCAA GGAGGAATCAGAGGGCAAGTTGAAGGGAATTCTTGGTTACACTGAAGATGATGTGGTCTCCACCGACTTTGTTGGTGATAACAG ATCAAGTATTTTTGATGCAAAGGCTGGAATTGCATTGAATAAGAATTTTGTGAAGCTTGTCTCTTGGTATGACAACGAGTGGGGATACAG TTCACGTGTCATTGACCTGCTTGTAATCGTTGCCAAGAAGTCTTTTTAA
- the LOC121175061 gene encoding glyceraldehyde-3-phosphate dehydrogenase, cytosolic produces the protein MFLLFWLVLLMLSFFLMEESEGKLKAILGYTEDDVVSTNFVGDSRSSIFYAKAGIALNEKFLKLITWYNNEWGYRQQ, from the exons ATGTTCCTTCTCTTTTGGCTTGTCTTATTAATGTTGTCTTTTTTTCTCATGGAGGAATCAGAGGGCAAGTTGAAAGCAATTCTTGGTTACACTGAAGATGATGTGGTTTCCACCAACTTTGTGGGTGACAGCAG GTCAAGTATTTTCTATGCAAAGGCAGGAATTGCTTTGAATGAAAAATTTCTGAAGCTGATCACATGGTATAATAACGAGTGGGGTTACAG GCAACAATGA